Proteins from a single region of Deltaproteobacteria bacterium:
- a CDS encoding CehA/McbA family metallohydrolase, with amino-acid sequence MITFIRNKTVGIERVDPDTLLAHGILGDYIYGLEIRVRLSISDLEIVSIEGKWHRATTPECSRAVPLIQGAVGLRVEEEGFVQKVNKIIGRKACRHFANILVECCEAAKQAVLVLEWQDKRDIHDRISLEEFIKRGIEETQVRRPKAAPSEKPPSSGTEVSDTARSTVRGPGSDDFIIDLHVHSSPASPCSSAPVDELIEEAKRVGLNGICLTDHNHVWDAADIGRLRQKHGFPVFRGNEVLTDQGDVLVFGFHRNIRGVVKLEELRKQVLQEGGFMIVAHPFRGFLTFGFGQVGLTPEKAMERALFKSVDAVEVLNSKVTEKENAFALEVARGLVLPATGGSDAHEVSEVGLFATRFSSPVGDDDALVEALKKGDYSAVAFRTP; translated from the coding sequence ATGATTACTTTCATACGTAACAAGACCGTCGGCATCGAACGAGTGGACCCGGACACCCTGCTGGCCCACGGCATTTTGGGGGACTACATCTACGGCCTCGAGATCCGTGTACGCCTGAGCATTTCGGACCTCGAGATCGTATCCATCGAGGGCAAGTGGCATCGGGCGACAACACCGGAGTGTTCCAGGGCCGTCCCGTTGATTCAGGGAGCCGTGGGACTGCGGGTCGAAGAAGAAGGATTTGTACAGAAAGTCAACAAGATCATCGGTAGAAAAGCCTGCCGGCATTTCGCGAACATTCTGGTCGAATGCTGCGAGGCCGCCAAGCAAGCGGTGCTGGTTCTCGAGTGGCAGGACAAACGAGACATACATGACCGGATAAGCCTCGAGGAATTCATCAAACGGGGTATCGAAGAAACACAGGTTCGCCGGCCTAAAGCCGCGCCCTCGGAAAAGCCTCCCTCGTCGGGGACAGAGGTTTCCGATACCGCCCGTTCGACCGTGAGAGGGCCCGGTTCAGATGATTTCATTATCGATCTGCACGTCCATTCGTCACCCGCCTCGCCCTGCAGTTCCGCGCCCGTGGACGAACTCATCGAGGAAGCCAAGCGAGTCGGTCTGAACGGCATCTGTTTAACGGACCACAATCACGTCTGGGATGCCGCGGACATAGGACGGCTCCGACAAAAACACGGATTCCCGGTTTTCAGAGGAAACGAAGTTCTCACGGATCAGGGAGACGTCCTCGTTTTCGGGTTCCATCGGAATATCCGCGGAGTCGTCAAGCTCGAGGAATTACGAAAACAAGTGCTGCAAGAGGGCGGGTTCATGATTGTGGCCCATCCTTTCAGGGGTTTTCTCACCTTCGGATTCGGTCAGGTGGGCCTTACCCCTGAAAAAGCCATGGAACGAGCCCTGTTCAAATCGGTAGACGCGGTTGAAGTATTGAACAGCAAGGTCACGGAAAAGGAAAACGCGTTTGCCTTGGAAGTCGCCCGAGGACTGGTCCTGCCGGCCACCGGCGGCAGCGACGCTCACGAAGTATCGGAGGTCGGCCTGTTCGCCACTCGCTTCTCCAGCCCTGTCGGGGACGACGATGCCTTGGTCGAGGCGCTGAAAAAAGGCGACTATTCCGCCGTGGCCTTTCGAACTCCGTAG